The nucleotide sequence GGGTTTCCAGGATGCAATCAGACAGCGGTGTGCCAACGCAGGTCACTACATAACCCTGCGCCACCTCCTCTGGACGCAGGAACTTTTGCTCACCCTGATCCACCTTCCCCTCAACCAATCGGGCAACACAGGCAGAGCAGTCTCCCTGCTTACACCCCGATGGCAGCCGAATGCCTGCATCCTCAGCAATGTCCAGAATATATTCTCCCTCTGGAACCGAGATTGTAAAGTCAAGATTGGTTTCAGGGTTTAGCAGTCGGACCTGGTAGACCCTCATCTCCAAAACTCCTCAGAATTATTGATTGAACGACCTGGCAATTGGTAAAGATGGGTTTACCTGACAATCCTCACCTGTCAGACTTCAGGGCTGAACCCGCTCCTACTCATTTACAGCACTTACAGCAATGTTCAACTGGGTTAACCACAATTTTGAAGTATAGCGATCCTATCTGGATTGTTGAGAAAGGATTCCCCAGAAATCTTTTCTCACAAAGCCTTTTACCCTCACAACTGATTCAGGACTGCTATATCGTGCCGGATACCGGGTGGGGCGAAATCCATTGATATAGCCCTTTTCAATTGATATAGCCCTTTTCAAGGGTGTGAGGTACAGTGAGGGTGCAAAACACCCCACCGTGCCTCACATCCCCGTACCTCATTCAATTGAGAAACGCTATAACCGCTGTAATTTCGAGAAAGCATTCCGCCGGATCTCATGCTTATAACAGATTGAGGACTGCTATCTGGCGATCGCCCCAGGTGACCAATCTCGAATGTTTCAAATTATGTAGGAAAGGGAATACTGGGTTTATGTTTGTAAAGTTTCATTAAACACTGGAGAGTCAGTCATGCTAAGTCCAATGTATGCCCTGGATACCCAAATAGATGGACGATATGCCAATGACTCAGAACTTCACCTGGCGAGCAAGTACCTTGAGTCCTACACCCTACGTTTAAGCGCTTACCGTAAGATCCAGGCAGCCGAAGTGCAAATTGTGCAACAGGTACAGATGCGCCTTCGGCAAATGGACCCCAATATCCTCGGTTACGATCGGGGTGATGTCAGCAAAATCTGTGAGCGCGATATGCTCCATGTTCTGCGCTATTCGGCGTTCGCCCTGCTGACAAACTCGACCGCTCTCCTGGAAGAGCGCGTCCTCCTCTGGCTTCAGACCATTATGCGTAGCTTCAAAGACCACCAGCGCCGCTGTGATTTAACCTACCGGGTTATGCAAGAGGTCGTGTCGGAATACCTGACTCCCACTGAAGCCGCTCTCTTCTGTCCCATTCTGGAACTGGATCGTCAATTCCTGGGCAGTCGCTAAATTGACAAAAATCTTTACCTGGATTCTGGTATGGAAGTTAGATCCTGAGGTCACAGGGAATATTAACTTAAGAGCAGCCAGTACAATCCATTCAGACAATGCATCTGTCCTTCTCGATCTCAGGTACTGTAGCTGACAGTCTGCGATCTCTGCTCAGACTCTATCAATGGTTTGTCAACCTTGAAATTGTGAGTCTGGGATCAGGAAAAGGTTATTATTTTGGGGTTTTCAAC is from Leptothermofonsia sichuanensis E412 and encodes:
- a CDS encoding 2Fe-2S iron-sulfur cluster-binding protein produces the protein MRVYQVRLLNPETNLDFTISVPEGEYILDIAEDAGIRLPSGCKQGDCSACVARLVEGKVDQGEQKFLRPEEVAQGYVVTCVGTPLSDCILETHQEKVLYQSALYLDNSG
- a CDS encoding globin family protein, translated to MLSPMYALDTQIDGRYANDSELHLASKYLESYTLRLSAYRKIQAAEVQIVQQVQMRLRQMDPNILGYDRGDVSKICERDMLHVLRYSAFALLTNSTALLEERVLLWLQTIMRSFKDHQRRCDLTYRVMQEVVSEYLTPTEAALFCPILELDRQFLGSR